CCGAGATGCCGCTGTAGCGCAGCCGGGTGGAGAACAGCTCCGAGAAGTAGGCGGACTGGGGGCCGTAGACCGCCGTCCGGCACAGCTGCATCACCATGCCGGCGAGCAGGTAGAGCATGATCGAGCCAGTACCCACCAGCATGAAGTAGGGCACTGAGATCAGCGCCATCACGGCCATGCCGCCGAGCACCATCCTGCGCCTGCCGAAGTAGTCGGACAGCAGCCCGAACAGCAGCATCAGCGGTATGTCGACGAAGCTCAGCAGCGAGTTCGCGTTGAGCACCGTGGTGCGCTCGAACAGCCCTTCCTCGGTGGTGTAGAAGACCATCCAGGTGCTGGTGATGTAGAAGGTGGCGTGCGTACCCAGGAACATGCCGGTGGCCAGCAGGATCGTCTTCGGGTGTGAGCGCAGCGCCTCCAGCACCGGCATCTTGGCCTTCTCCTTGGTGTTCATCACCTGTTCGAAGACCGGGCTCTCGCTGATCGTGATGCGGATGACCAGCCCCGCCACGATCAGCACGGCGCTGAGCAGGAAGGGGATGCGCCAGCCCCACGCGAAGAACTGTTCGTCGGCGACGCTGGCCGATATCGCCGAGAAGGTGAGGTTGCCCAGCAGCAGCCCGGCGGGCACGCCGACCTGCGGCCAGGAGCCGTAGAAGCCTCGGCGGTTCGCGGGGGCGTGCTCGACGGCCATCAGGGCGGCGCCGCCCCACTCGCCGCCGACGCCGATGCCCTGGGCGAAGCGGAGTGTGACCAGCAGCAGCGGCGCCCAGGCACCGATCGTCTCGTAGGTGGGCAGCAGCCCGATGAGCAGCGTGGCCACGCCCATCAGCATCAGTGACCAGATCAGCATCGGTTTGCGGCCGAGGCGGTCGCCGAAGTGGGAGAACACGACGCCGCCCAGCGGGCGGGCGATGAAGCCGACGGCGAAGGTGGCGAAGGAGGCGATCGCACCGACCATCGAGTCGAGTTCGGGGAAGAACAGCTTGTTGAACACCAGCGCGGCGGCGGTGCCGTAGATGAAGAAGTCGTACCACTCGATGGTGGTGCCGATGAGGCTGGCGAAGGCCACTCTTCGGGAGTGCGGCTGGGACGTACCGACCATTTGGTATGCACCCTTCGTGTCGAAGCTGTCGGGGACTCGCACGGACAGGTGGATGTGGCGCAGATAACTAACGCTGTAAGTTTTGGGAACGTTAACGGCAGGACGCGCCGACCACAAGAGGGCGGGAGAACTCGATCATGAAAGAGGTCGGATCGAGCCGGACGCCGACGGGGCGAGGAAGCAGTGGCACTTCGAGAGCTGCCGGAGCACCCCGGCGACACCGGTCCCGCGGCCCTTCCCGAGCTGCTCCCGCGACACGTCGGGCGACAACTCGGCCGGCACGGCATCCGGGCTCTCGCTCACCGCGCGACGGCCACGAGCCAACTCGCCGTCCAGCCCCCGGCGCCCGACAGTCGCCAGGATGCTCGGCCGCACCCGCGAACTCACCACACGACTCGTCGCGGGAACCGGCGGAACCCGGCTCCACTACGCGGCCGGAGAGCACGCCCGAAGACTTCAGCGGCGAGCGCGCGACAACCGCCTCGACGCGAGACAGTGCGGTCGGCGGTCGGTGGATGACCTCGGTAACACGCTCGGCCGACTCCCATCCCAGCCAGACGGCCCAGCGCGGAATCCAGCGCGTGTTGACCGGAGTACGCCCGGCCCGGACCGCGAAAAGCCTTCCCGGTGCCCATCCGGTCGATCGAAGGGGAACGCGACCGTGTAGCTGGTCAACACAACGGTACCGCATCTCGCTAGCTCCGCGATGCCGGTTTCGCCCGTATCCCGAACTTACCTCGGAAGGCGGGACGATCGGCGGTTCGCGACCCTGAACATGAAATTTTCACCCCACGCTGGGTGCGAATGTCACGACGGTTGAATGCGCTGAACACTGTCACAGAACCAGACAGTCCTGTGAGAATGTGGAGCAGCTGGAATCAGAGCAACAGAGCACACGCCGGGTGAGCCACCCGTTCGTCGAACCAGGATTCAGCGAGAGGTAATCCGCGTCATGCTTGAGGCAGCATCAGACACGAACCACACGACCATCGCAGATACCGAGATCCCCCCACACCGGTTCCGCACCGTTCTGAGCCGCTTCGCCACCGGTGTGGTCGCCATCGCCGCGCTGGACACCGATGACCGACCGATCGGTTTCACGATCAATTCGTTCACCTCGGTATCCCTGGAACCGCCGCTGGTCGCGTACTGTGTCACTCACACCAGCAGGAGCTGGCCCTCGATCCGCGCGGCTCGGCGGCACTGCCTGACCATTCTCGCCGACACGCAGCGTTCCGTGTGCACACGACTGGCCGGAAAAGAACTGAACAAGTTCGAGGGATTACGATGGTCCTCCTCTCCGACGGGACTGCCGATTCTGGCGAACTCGCTGGCATGGCTGGAATGTTCGGTAGCGGCCGAATATCCCGCGGGCGACCACGTCATCGTCGTCGCACGGGTTCACCACGCCGAGTCCGGTGACGCCGAGGAGCCGTTGGTGTTCTTCGAAAGCGGGTACGGCACATTCGACGCCTCATGAGCAGCCGTCCCATCGCACGACAGCGGATTTTCACTTCGAGGGCGCGGCAAAGATATCGGTGGAACCGAACCAGGCGGTCGCGTATCAGCTGTGCCGAGGTCCGGC
The nucleotide sequence above comes from Actinopolyspora erythraea. Encoded proteins:
- a CDS encoding MFS transporter gives rise to the protein MVGTSQPHSRRVAFASLIGTTIEWYDFFIYGTAAALVFNKLFFPELDSMVGAIASFATFAVGFIARPLGGVVFSHFGDRLGRKPMLIWSLMLMGVATLLIGLLPTYETIGAWAPLLLVTLRFAQGIGVGGEWGGAALMAVEHAPANRRGFYGSWPQVGVPAGLLLGNLTFSAISASVADEQFFAWGWRIPFLLSAVLIVAGLVIRITISESPVFEQVMNTKEKAKMPVLEALRSHPKTILLATGMFLGTHATFYITSTWMVFYTTEEGLFERTTVLNANSLLSFVDIPLMLLFGLLSDYFGRRRMVLGGMAVMALISVPYFMLVGTGSIMLYLLAGMVMQLCRTAVYGPQSAYFSELFSTRLRYSGISVSYQLASILGGGIAPMICTWLYGTTDSAISIAAYVIVLAVISFGSAYLLTETYKSDLVEGEAVPTTTER
- a CDS encoding flavin reductase family protein encodes the protein MLEAASDTNHTTIADTEIPPHRFRTVLSRFATGVVAIAALDTDDRPIGFTINSFTSVSLEPPLVAYCVTHTSRSWPSIRAARRHCLTILADTQRSVCTRLAGKELNKFEGLRWSSSPTGLPILANSLAWLECSVAAEYPAGDHVIVVARVHHAESGDAEEPLVFFESGYGTFDAS